The Xanthomonas indica genome has a segment encoding these proteins:
- a CDS encoding IucA/IucC family protein, whose amino-acid sequence MSPLPMHDPWYDNLAQAQAITCWLNCYLREVALARGLADFDYRGLDRPGVATANERWLRLRLPSGATLCVRLAHADGLGRCRFASAPYLKADGRPWHCLDAEALVRLLLQELSEGEQAPNLELLAQSANSIAITAQLLRQAEAASPTGEALIDAEQSMLWGHAFHPTPKSREGVPLEQVLACAPEARSAFPLFWFRIDPRLYRAQGDDVRATLAQAGGGADLYPCHPWEAERVLAHPLLRQAQARGWIEPLGERGLALRPTSSVRTLYHADLDHFLKLSVHVRLTNCVRKNAWYELESAVALTRLLAPDWQALAQRVPGFHVLLEPAATDLDFSALEADAQACRELGESFGVLYRQAIPAAQRARYRPQVAGALFTLDARGQPACAAALQTLAKRSGSSVEAATAAWFRAYAQLLLDGVWSAWFGYGIVLEPHLQNTVIGCEEGLPTQVWIRDLEGTKLLPSRWPAARLPGMSETARQSLYYSAERGWNRIAYCALVNNLAEAIFHLADGHDRRERQLWQIVGDIARRWQQRHGAQPALQALLDGAPLPAKNNLRLRLLQRADRHADYSFLPNPIGSAALRQVAA is encoded by the coding sequence ATGTCCCCGTTGCCGATGCATGACCCGTGGTACGACAACCTCGCGCAAGCGCAGGCGATCACTTGCTGGCTCAACTGCTACCTGCGCGAAGTCGCGCTCGCTCGCGGCCTGGCCGACTTCGACTACCGCGGCCTGGACCGGCCCGGCGTCGCCACCGCCAACGAACGCTGGTTGCGCCTGCGCCTGCCCTCCGGCGCCACGCTCTGCGTACGCCTGGCGCATGCCGACGGCCTGGGCCGCTGCCGCTTCGCCTCGGCGCCCTACCTCAAGGCCGACGGCCGTCCCTGGCACTGCCTGGACGCAGAGGCGCTGGTGCGCCTGCTGTTGCAGGAGCTGAGCGAAGGCGAACAGGCGCCGAACCTGGAACTGCTGGCGCAGAGCGCCAACAGCATCGCCATCACCGCGCAACTGTTGCGCCAGGCCGAGGCCGCGTCGCCCACCGGCGAGGCGCTGATCGACGCCGAGCAGTCGATGCTGTGGGGTCACGCCTTCCATCCCACGCCCAAGAGCCGCGAAGGCGTGCCGCTGGAGCAGGTGCTGGCCTGCGCGCCGGAAGCGCGCAGTGCCTTCCCGCTGTTCTGGTTCCGCATCGACCCACGCCTGTACCGCGCGCAAGGCGATGACGTGCGCGCCACGCTGGCGCAGGCCGGCGGCGGCGCCGACCTGTACCCCTGCCATCCGTGGGAGGCCGAGCGCGTGCTGGCGCATCCGCTGCTGCGCCAGGCGCAGGCGCGCGGCTGGATCGAACCGCTGGGCGAACGCGGCCTGGCGCTGCGTCCGACCTCGTCGGTGCGCACGCTGTACCACGCCGACCTCGATCATTTCCTCAAGCTGTCGGTGCACGTGCGTCTGACCAACTGCGTGCGCAAGAACGCCTGGTACGAACTGGAAAGCGCGGTGGCGCTGACCCGCCTGCTGGCCCCGGACTGGCAGGCGCTGGCGCAGCGCGTGCCCGGCTTCCACGTGCTGCTGGAGCCGGCCGCCACCGACCTGGACTTCTCCGCGCTGGAGGCCGATGCGCAGGCCTGCCGCGAACTCGGCGAAAGCTTCGGCGTGCTGTACCGGCAGGCGATCCCGGCAGCGCAACGGGCACGCTATCGCCCGCAGGTGGCCGGCGCGCTGTTCACCCTCGACGCGCGTGGCCAGCCGGCCTGCGCCGCCGCGCTGCAGACGCTGGCAAAGCGCAGCGGCAGCAGCGTGGAGGCCGCCACCGCAGCCTGGTTCCGCGCCTACGCGCAGTTGCTGCTGGACGGCGTGTGGAGCGCCTGGTTCGGCTACGGCATCGTGCTGGAGCCGCACCTGCAGAACACCGTGATCGGCTGCGAAGAGGGCTTGCCGACGCAGGTGTGGATCCGCGACCTGGAAGGCACCAAGCTGCTGCCGTCGCGCTGGCCGGCCGCGCGCCTGCCCGGCATGTCCGAGACCGCGCGGCAGTCGCTGTACTACAGCGCCGAACGCGGCTGGAACCGCATCGCCTATTGCGCGCTGGTCAACAACCTGGCCGAAGCGATCTTCCACCTCGCCGACGGCCACGACCGCCGCGAACGCCAGCTGTGGCAGATCGTCGGCGACATCGCCCGCCGCTGGCAGCAGCGCCACGGCGCGCAACCGGCGCTGCAGGCCCTGCTCGATGGCGCGCCGCTGCCGGCCAAGAACAACCTGCGCCTGCGCCTGCTGCAGCGCGCCGACCGCCACGCCGACTACAGCTTCCTGCCCAACCCGATCGGCAGCGCCGCCCTGCGGCAGGTGGCGGCATGA
- a CDS encoding type III PLP-dependent enzyme, whose amino-acid sequence MSLRIDPAPLPAALARLRAQADGPVCAYVYDLAALQAHAAMLRAHLPAGCELFYAAKANAEPPVLRTLAPWVDGFEAASGGELQWLHTHQPGRRLLFGGPGKLDAELQLAASLPDCSVHVESLGELQRLARIAASRERPLSVFLRLNIVVPGMQDTRLVMGGRPSPFGLDVDDLDAAMQVLRGARGLRLDGFHFHLLSHQRDAQLQLRLIAHYLQTVQGWRQAYGLGPLTVNAGGGFGVDYADPAASFDWATFCAGLPMLLHTHGEGLRLRLEPGRYVSVACGWYLMEVLDIKRSHGAQFAIGRGGTHHFRTPAAQGHDHPFLVLRGTQPPVLRDARVTLVGQLCTPKDVLARDQPVAALAPGDCLAFPLAGAYAWNISHQQFLMHPPPQMLFLDGPAQAADAMPQRRIADPATPAS is encoded by the coding sequence ATGAGCCTGCGCATCGATCCCGCGCCGCTGCCGGCGGCGCTGGCGCGGCTGCGCGCGCAGGCCGACGGCCCGGTCTGCGCCTACGTCTACGACCTGGCGGCGCTGCAGGCGCACGCGGCGATGCTGCGCGCACACCTGCCGGCCGGGTGCGAGCTGTTCTATGCGGCCAAGGCCAACGCCGAGCCGCCCGTGCTGCGCACCCTGGCGCCGTGGGTGGACGGCTTCGAAGCGGCCTCCGGCGGCGAGCTGCAGTGGCTGCACACGCATCAACCGGGCCGCCGGCTGCTGTTCGGCGGCCCCGGCAAGCTCGATGCCGAACTGCAGTTGGCCGCCAGCCTGCCCGATTGCAGCGTGCACGTGGAAAGCCTGGGCGAGCTGCAGCGACTGGCCCGCATCGCCGCGTCGAGGGAGCGGCCGCTGTCGGTGTTCCTGCGCCTGAACATCGTGGTGCCGGGCATGCAGGACACGCGCCTGGTGATGGGCGGGCGGCCCTCGCCGTTCGGCCTGGACGTGGACGACCTGGACGCGGCCATGCAGGTGCTGCGCGGCGCGCGCGGGTTGCGCCTGGACGGCTTCCACTTCCACCTGCTGTCGCACCAGCGCGACGCGCAGCTGCAGTTGCGCCTGATCGCACACTACCTGCAGACCGTGCAGGGCTGGCGCCAGGCGTATGGGTTGGGACCGCTGACGGTGAACGCCGGCGGCGGCTTCGGCGTGGACTATGCCGATCCGGCGGCCTCGTTCGATTGGGCGACGTTCTGCGCGGGATTGCCGATGCTGCTGCACACGCATGGCGAGGGCCTGCGCCTGCGCCTGGAACCGGGCCGCTACGTCAGCGTCGCCTGCGGCTGGTATTTGATGGAGGTGCTGGACATCAAACGCAGCCATGGCGCGCAGTTCGCCATCGGCCGCGGCGGCACCCATCATTTCCGCACGCCCGCCGCGCAGGGCCACGATCATCCGTTCCTGGTCCTGCGCGGCACCCAGCCGCCGGTGCTGCGCGATGCGCGGGTGACCCTGGTCGGGCAGCTGTGCACGCCCAAGGACGTGCTGGCCCGCGACCAGCCGGTGGCCGCGCTGGCGCCGGGCGACTGCCTGGCGTTCCCGCTGGCCGGCGCCTACGCCTGGAACATCTCGCACCAGCAGTTCCTGATGCATCCGCCGCCGCAGATGCTGTTCCTCGACGGCCCGGCGCAGGCCGCCGACGCCATGCCGCAGCGCCGCATTGCCGACCCGGCCACCCCCGCGTCATGA
- a CDS encoding PsiF family protein codes for MTRSARFAATCLLLSFTAAPLLATAATKPQTAQQTLMAKCSAQNKGKKGDEYKSAQKACLSGGTPPAAGNASQQRMKDCNAQAATQKLQGDARKTFMSGCLKKQ; via the coding sequence ATGACCCGTTCCGCTCGCTTCGCCGCCACCTGTTTGCTGCTGAGCTTCACCGCCGCCCCGCTGCTGGCCACCGCCGCGACCAAGCCACAAACCGCACAACAGACCTTGATGGCCAAGTGTTCGGCCCAGAACAAGGGCAAGAAAGGCGACGAGTACAAGAGCGCGCAAAAAGCCTGCCTCAGCGGTGGCACCCCCCCGGCGGCGGGCAACGCCTCGCAGCAACGGATGAAGGACTGCAACGCGCAAGCCGCGACGCAGAAACTGCAGGGCGACGCCCGCAAGACCTTCATGAGCGGCTGCCTCAAAAAGCAGTGA
- a CDS encoding sterol desaturase family protein — MVSSIAHAWSTLVDLVASHAVAPLLAALHLTGLSDDPHDIAASLLVAALQLSIIAVLFRPLESLWPAERWEHRRLARIDFHYTWLMLIGVFPLFSFLILTPVVNALGGADPNAAAAPETGLRHAWPWLDQHPLVLFALYYLAYDFTYYWMHRVQHWMPWWWAMHSMHHSQRQLSCWANDRSNYLDGMLQSFVLAAVGIAFGIEADEFAWLMLLGELVQNLSHANTRFGFGPVLNKLLVDPPFHRLHHMRVDPERPGLHNCNFGQVFAFWDVLFGTALYGEPVRPTGVGDPMVDRDNELGLVALQVEGLKRFWGAVRRRSGWTLGEVAFGEDYAPIPVDHAGMPLNGGDSGVGSRDS, encoded by the coding sequence ATGGTTTCGTCCATTGCCCACGCCTGGTCCACGCTGGTCGACCTGGTCGCCAGCCATGCGGTGGCGCCGCTGCTGGCGGCGCTGCACCTGACCGGGCTCAGCGACGATCCGCACGACATCGCCGCCTCGCTGCTGGTGGCCGCGCTGCAACTGTCCATCATCGCCGTGCTGTTCCGGCCGCTGGAGAGCCTGTGGCCGGCCGAGCGCTGGGAACACCGGCGGCTGGCGCGGATCGACTTCCACTACACCTGGCTGATGCTGATCGGGGTGTTCCCGCTGTTCTCGTTCCTGATCCTGACGCCGGTGGTCAACGCGCTGGGCGGCGCCGACCCCAATGCCGCGGCGGCGCCGGAGACCGGCCTGCGCCATGCCTGGCCGTGGCTGGACCAGCATCCGCTGGTGCTGTTCGCGCTGTACTACCTGGCCTACGACTTCACCTACTACTGGATGCACCGGGTGCAGCACTGGATGCCGTGGTGGTGGGCCATGCACAGCATGCACCACAGCCAGCGCCAGCTCAGCTGCTGGGCCAACGACCGCAGCAACTACCTGGACGGCATGCTGCAGTCGTTCGTGCTGGCCGCGGTGGGCATCGCCTTCGGCATCGAGGCCGATGAGTTCGCCTGGCTGATGCTGCTCGGCGAACTGGTGCAGAACCTGTCGCATGCCAACACCCGTTTCGGCTTCGGCCCGGTGCTCAACAAACTCCTGGTCGATCCGCCGTTCCATCGCCTGCACCACATGCGCGTGGATCCGGAGCGGCCCGGCCTGCACAACTGCAACTTCGGCCAGGTGTTCGCGTTCTGGGACGTGCTGTTCGGCACGGCGCTGTACGGCGAGCCGGTGCGGCCGACCGGGGTGGGCGATCCGATGGTCGACCGCGACAACGAACTGGGCCTGGTGGCGCTGCAGGTAGAAGGACTCAAGCGCTTCTGGGGCGCGGTGCGGCGGCGTTCCGGATGGACGCTGGGCGAGGTCGCGTTCGGCGAGGACTATGCGCCGATCCCGGTGGATCATGCGGGGATGCCGTTGAACGGCGGGGATTCGGGAGTGGGGAGTCGGGATTCGTAG
- a CDS encoding MFS transporter has product MSSLRPAASAATPASAPAASPTVSSPTAAPRRLAAGVLAAITSSHLINDMMQSLILALYPVLKGQFQLSFAQVGLITLTYQITASLFQPLIGLRTDLRPAPYSLPMGMSSTLCGLLLLAYAPSFGMVLLAAALVGIGSAIFHPESSRIARLASGGRHGLAQSVFQVGGNTGTALGPLIAAAVIVPNGRHSVAWFGGAALLGIALLSYVGRWYALHLQAARAAPRPVATAPALPRAMVVRIVGILLLLIFSKYFYIAGLSSYYTFYLIQRFGVSVQSAQLHLFAFLLASALGTLIGGPVGDRIGRKPVIWVSILGVAPFALALPHVGLHAATALTVLIGFVLSSAFSAILVYAQEMMPGRIGTISGLFFGFAFGMGGLGAAVLGLLADHRGIVFVYQVMSFLPLLGIVAALLPSRRPGTAAAH; this is encoded by the coding sequence ATGTCCTCTCTGCGCCCCGCCGCGTCCGCGGCCACCCCCGCCTCCGCACCTGCCGCCAGCCCCACCGTCTCCAGCCCCACTGCCGCGCCGCGCAGGCTTGCCGCCGGCGTGCTCGCGGCCATCACCTCCTCGCACCTGATCAACGACATGATGCAGTCGTTGATCCTGGCGCTGTACCCGGTGCTCAAGGGCCAGTTCCAGCTCAGCTTCGCCCAGGTTGGCCTGATCACCCTCACGTACCAGATCACCGCCTCGCTGTTCCAGCCGCTGATCGGGCTGCGCACCGATCTCCGGCCGGCACCGTATTCGCTGCCGATGGGCATGAGTTCCACGCTGTGCGGGTTGCTGCTGCTGGCCTACGCGCCCAGCTTCGGCATGGTGCTGCTGGCCGCGGCCCTGGTCGGGATCGGCTCGGCGATCTTCCATCCCGAATCCTCGCGCATCGCGCGGCTGGCCTCGGGCGGCCGCCATGGCCTGGCCCAGTCGGTGTTCCAGGTCGGCGGCAACACCGGCACCGCGCTGGGGCCGCTGATCGCCGCGGCGGTGATCGTGCCCAACGGCCGCCACAGCGTGGCCTGGTTCGGCGGCGCGGCGCTGCTCGGCATCGCCTTGCTGTCCTATGTCGGGCGCTGGTACGCGCTGCACCTGCAGGCCGCGCGCGCCGCGCCGCGGCCGGTCGCCACGGCGCCCGCGCTGCCGCGCGCCATGGTGGTGCGCATCGTCGGCATCCTGCTGCTGCTGATCTTCTCCAAGTACTTCTACATCGCCGGGCTGAGCAGCTACTACACGTTCTATCTGATCCAGCGCTTCGGCGTCTCGGTGCAGAGCGCGCAGTTGCATCTGTTCGCGTTCCTGCTGGCGTCGGCGCTGGGCACGCTGATCGGCGGCCCGGTCGGCGACCGCATCGGCCGCAAGCCAGTGATCTGGGTGTCGATCCTGGGCGTGGCGCCGTTCGCGCTGGCGCTGCCGCACGTGGGCCTGCATGCGGCCACCGCGCTGACCGTGCTGATCGGCTTCGTGCTGTCCTCGGCGTTCTCGGCGATCCTGGTGTACGCGCAGGAAATGATGCCCGGGCGCATCGGCACCATCTCCGGGCTGTTCTTCGGCTTCGCCTTCGGCATGGGCGGGCTGGGCGCGGCGGTGCTGGGCCTGCTCGCCGACCACCGCGGCATCGTCTTCGTGTACCAGGTGATGTCGTTCCTGCCGCTGCTGGGGATCGTCGCGGCGTTGCTACCGAGCCGGCGGCCGGGCACCGCCGCGGCGCACTAG
- a CDS encoding helix-turn-helix transcriptional regulator, producing the protein MVGFPAPTFPRDMTTPYREKDMPQPPSPRNADDAVADVVCKATDYPGDSAIPPHRHARHQLVYAVSGLMVVRSGQGHWVVPSTRALWMPAGTEHSVRWIGTLRMRSLYIRPDAIAGMPDTPAVVAVEPLLEALIRSAAEIPWDHATDSRDGRLMRLILDELHALPALPLYLPQPRDPRLLRIGAALDADPADPTTLHAWAAQLEVDVKTIQRLCQRDLRMRFGQWRQQLRLLRGLERLAAGDRIIDVAMDLGYDSPSAFTAMFKRQFGQPPSQFFR; encoded by the coding sequence ATGGTAGGCTTCCCGGCCCCGACCTTCCCGCGCGACATGACCACTCCCTATCGCGAAAAGGACATGCCGCAACCGCCATCGCCGCGCAATGCGGACGACGCCGTGGCCGACGTGGTGTGCAAGGCCACCGACTACCCCGGCGACAGCGCCATCCCCCCGCATCGCCATGCCCGTCACCAATTGGTCTACGCGGTGTCCGGGCTGATGGTGGTGCGCTCGGGCCAGGGCCACTGGGTGGTGCCGAGCACGCGTGCGCTGTGGATGCCGGCCGGCACCGAGCACAGCGTGCGCTGGATCGGCACGCTGCGCATGCGCAGCCTGTACATCCGCCCCGACGCCATCGCCGGCATGCCCGACACGCCGGCCGTGGTGGCGGTGGAGCCGTTGCTGGAAGCGCTGATCCGCAGCGCCGCCGAGATCCCCTGGGACCACGCCACCGACTCGCGCGACGGGCGGCTGATGCGGCTGATCCTGGACGAACTGCATGCGCTGCCGGCGCTGCCGCTGTACCTGCCGCAGCCGCGCGATCCGCGCCTGCTGCGCATCGGCGCCGCGCTCGACGCCGACCCGGCCGACCCCACCACCCTGCACGCCTGGGCCGCGCAATTGGAGGTGGACGTCAAGACCATCCAGCGCCTGTGCCAGCGCGACCTGCGGATGCGCTTCGGCCAATGGCGGCAGCAACTGCGCCTGCTGCGCGGACTCGAACGGCTGGCCGCCGGCGATCGCATCATCGACGTGGCGATGGACCTGGGCTACGACAGCCCCAGCGCGTTCACCGCCATGTTCAAGCGCCAGTTCGGGCAGCCGCCCAGCCAGTTCTTCCGGTAG
- a CDS encoding helix-turn-helix domain-containing protein, whose protein sequence is MANATFSCGLEAALSVLGGKWKPLILYHLAKRVHRYGELRRAIGGVTDKVLIQQLKELERDQVVARTDFQEIPPRVEYALTPFGQSLAAALAGLCEWGTQHMQMVERISARRASAVSKSRSNA, encoded by the coding sequence ATGGCGAACGCCACTTTCAGTTGCGGTCTGGAGGCCGCCCTGTCCGTGCTTGGCGGCAAGTGGAAGCCGCTGATCCTCTACCACCTGGCGAAGCGCGTGCACCGCTATGGCGAGTTGCGGCGTGCCATCGGCGGCGTGACCGACAAGGTGCTGATCCAGCAGCTCAAGGAGCTGGAACGCGACCAGGTCGTGGCCCGCACCGACTTCCAGGAGATCCCGCCCAGGGTCGAGTACGCGCTGACGCCGTTCGGGCAGTCCCTGGCGGCGGCGCTGGCAGGGCTGTGCGAGTGGGGCACGCAGCACATGCAGATGGTCGAGCGCATCAGCGCGCGTCGCGCGTCCGCCGTCTCCAAATCCAGGTCCAACGCCTGA
- a CDS encoding SDR family oxidoreductase, which produces MRRLNGKIAVVTGGNSGIGLASAIRFAAEGAQVVIVGRRQEELDKALRLIGADAIAIQGDISRLDDLDRVFAQVQASKGRIDVLFANAGLGDFQPLGAITEDSFDRTFGVNVKGTLFTVQKALPLMGAGGSVILTGSTTGSMGTAAFSVYSATKAALRNFARSWALDLKGTGIRVNVLSPGPIATPGLDAVLSGTGQQEAILDGMTAQLPLGRIGRAEEVAATALFLASDESSFMTGSEVFVDGGFAQV; this is translated from the coding sequence ATGCGCAGGCTAAACGGCAAGATTGCAGTGGTGACCGGCGGCAACAGCGGCATCGGTCTGGCAAGCGCGATCCGCTTCGCCGCCGAGGGCGCGCAGGTCGTCATCGTCGGGCGTCGGCAGGAGGAACTGGACAAGGCGCTGCGCCTGATCGGTGCCGACGCCATCGCCATTCAGGGCGACATTTCCAGGCTGGACGATCTGGACCGCGTCTTCGCCCAGGTCCAGGCCAGCAAGGGCCGCATCGACGTGTTGTTCGCCAATGCGGGGCTGGGCGACTTCCAGCCGCTCGGCGCGATCACCGAGGATTCCTTCGATCGCACCTTCGGCGTCAACGTCAAAGGCACGCTGTTCACCGTGCAAAAGGCGCTGCCGCTGATGGGCGCCGGCGGCTCGGTGATCCTCACCGGTTCCACCACCGGCAGCATGGGCACGGCGGCATTCAGCGTGTACAGCGCCACCAAGGCCGCCCTGCGCAACTTCGCCCGCAGCTGGGCGCTGGACCTGAAAGGCACGGGCATCCGCGTCAACGTGCTCTCGCCCGGGCCGATCGCGACGCCCGGGCTGGACGCGGTGCTGTCCGGCACGGGCCAGCAGGAGGCGATCCTCGACGGCATGACCGCGCAGCTCCCGCTGGGCCGGATCGGGCGCGCGGAAGAGGTCGCGGCGACGGCGCTGTTCCTGGCCTCGGACGAGAGCAGCTTCATGACCGGCAGCGAGGTGTTCGTGGACGGCGGATTCGCGCAGGTCTGA
- a CDS encoding FUSC family protein, with the protein MRLPCFDPVSMVRFRPSPALWFALRTTAAALLALAIALLCSMEDPKWAAMTVFIVAQADRGMSVVKARNRIVGTLVGASMAVVLMGLFGQAPPLFMIALALWLGVCTGMASVVSAFRSYGVVLAGYTAMIVGMSSTAHPQQVFDIAVARATEILLGILVEGAMASIFSPASPRPALESRLETYLRQGSALAARLLRGEATGTQIHGFFASALALNDAVDYAAARSREIARLGGRLRHISYLMLAQLSAAQSCRVGLDGRAPSRALRGVHDVLVQRAEGRLPGQEQLAAALDLLDLRHRRLRRLCAHRREAFDRAFALEHARNIVRDLQASQHEQAAFEQGRPSRHRFATRRHRDLHEAAYNALRAFLAVGAASLFWVYSGWSAGSGMVTIVGVVCALYATRPDPVSGGLGFLKGAGLAALAAFVCIVWLLPWVEDFAGLVAVLAPFLILAGLAMRRPSTAALGASGSIFFIDLVGPLNGTTTGVVQLFNGALTLLLGIGIGVLMFTVLLPSGAGRYVRRLRRSVDADLAAIALHPRRMKRRAWFGLMADRMRARLGLAAALPESTLQPDLAALLGALGMGSDALDLARTDGASGPRVRAVLRRLARGDLPGVAHQAMRAARHHAVLASDRLDAQAQAHWHTAMLLWDMALCAREYLQAGAQEHVQAQAPLMPSAPLPS; encoded by the coding sequence ATGCGCCTGCCCTGCTTCGACCCGGTGTCGATGGTCCGCTTCCGTCCTTCGCCCGCGTTGTGGTTTGCGCTGCGGACCACGGCTGCCGCGCTGCTGGCGCTGGCCATCGCGCTGCTGTGTTCGATGGAAGACCCCAAGTGGGCGGCGATGACGGTCTTCATCGTGGCCCAGGCCGACCGCGGCATGAGCGTGGTCAAGGCGCGCAACCGCATCGTCGGCACGCTGGTGGGGGCCAGCATGGCCGTGGTGCTGATGGGCCTGTTCGGCCAGGCGCCGCCCTTGTTCATGATCGCGCTGGCGCTGTGGCTGGGCGTGTGCACCGGCATGGCCAGCGTGGTCTCGGCCTTCCGCAGCTATGGCGTGGTGCTGGCCGGCTACACGGCGATGATCGTGGGCATGTCCTCCACCGCCCATCCGCAGCAGGTGTTCGACATCGCCGTGGCGCGCGCCACCGAGATCCTGCTCGGCATCCTGGTCGAAGGCGCGATGGCGTCGATCTTCTCGCCGGCGTCGCCGCGCCCGGCACTGGAGTCGCGGCTGGAGACGTATCTGCGCCAGGGCAGCGCGCTGGCCGCGCGGCTGCTGCGCGGCGAGGCGACCGGCACGCAGATCCACGGCTTCTTCGCCAGCGCGCTGGCGCTCAACGATGCGGTCGACTATGCCGCCGCGCGCTCGCGCGAGATCGCGCGGCTGGGCGGGCGCCTGCGCCACATCAGTTACCTGATGCTGGCGCAGCTGTCGGCGGCGCAATCGTGCCGGGTCGGCCTGGATGGACGCGCGCCTTCGCGGGCGCTGCGCGGCGTGCACGACGTGCTGGTCCAGCGTGCCGAGGGCCGGCTGCCTGGCCAGGAACAACTGGCCGCCGCACTGGATCTGCTCGACCTGCGCCATCGCCGCCTGCGCCGGTTGTGCGCGCATCGGCGCGAGGCCTTCGACCGTGCGTTCGCGCTGGAACACGCGCGCAACATCGTGCGCGACCTGCAGGCCAGCCAGCACGAACAGGCGGCGTTCGAACAGGGCCGGCCGTCGCGCCACCGCTTCGCCACACGCCGCCATCGGGACCTGCACGAGGCGGCGTACAACGCACTGCGCGCCTTCCTGGCGGTGGGGGCGGCGTCCTTGTTCTGGGTCTACAGCGGCTGGAGTGCCGGTTCGGGCATGGTGACCATCGTCGGCGTGGTGTGCGCGCTGTATGCGACCCGACCCGATCCGGTGTCCGGCGGCCTCGGCTTTCTCAAGGGCGCCGGGCTGGCGGCACTGGCGGCCTTCGTGTGCATCGTCTGGCTGCTGCCCTGGGTGGAGGATTTCGCCGGGCTGGTGGCAGTGCTGGCGCCGTTCCTGATCCTGGCCGGCCTGGCGATGCGGCGGCCGTCGACCGCCGCGCTGGGCGCCAGCGGCTCGATCTTCTTCATCGATCTGGTGGGGCCGCTCAACGGCACCACGACCGGTGTGGTGCAACTGTTCAATGGCGCGCTGACGCTCTTGCTGGGGATCGGCATCGGCGTGCTGATGTTCACCGTGCTGCTGCCCAGTGGGGCCGGGCGGTACGTGCGCCGGCTGCGGCGTTCGGTCGATGCCGATCTCGCGGCGATCGCGCTGCATCCGCGGCGCATGAAGCGACGGGCCTGGTTCGGCCTGATGGCCGATCGCATGCGCGCGCGCCTGGGCCTGGCCGCCGCGCTGCCGGAGTCGACGCTGCAGCCCGACCTGGCCGCCTTGCTCGGCGCGCTGGGCATGGGCAGCGACGCGCTTGATCTGGCGCGGACCGATGGCGCGTCGGGGCCGCGGGTGCGTGCGGTGCTGCGCCGGCTCGCGCGCGGCGACCTGCCGGGCGTTGCCCACCAGGCCATGCGCGCGGCGCGCCACCATGCGGTCCTGGCCAGCGACCGCCTGGACGCGCAGGCCCAGGCGCACTGGCATACGGCGATGCTGCTGTGGGACATGGCGCTGTGCGCACGCGAATATCTGCAGGCCGGCGCGCAGGAACACGTGCAAGCGCAGGCGCCGCTGATGCCTTCGGCGCCGCTGCCGTCCTGA
- a CDS encoding LysR family transcriptional regulator yields the protein MDRLLPETEENRRADSVDFDSVRLFLRVVEHGSLTAAARQARVPLTSVSRRIKALERALGVQLLHRTTRRLAVSEAGRAFYASCVEAEQTLQDAVQAARDLRAQARGTLRVLAPYALGLLVLEPQLARFRQRHPGVQLALTYDDQPLDLLRHGLDVAVHVGPPVHSSYVARPLGASRGILVSSPEYLARAGTPAHPKELIGHAVLAVGADAPLVAWALRHGAGEAIELTLRPVLISNESTTVIRQVAQGAGIALLSQPLVQSRLDQGQLVRLLPGWQRWPDLEITALYPRRATQERKVRAFVDFLLEIFADWRVSD from the coding sequence ATGGATAGACTCTTGCCAGAAACGGAAGAAAACCGCCGCGCCGACAGCGTGGACTTCGACAGCGTGCGGCTGTTCCTGCGCGTGGTCGAACACGGCAGCCTGACCGCCGCCGCGCGCCAGGCGCGCGTGCCGCTGACCAGCGTCAGCCGTCGCATCAAGGCACTGGAACGGGCACTGGGCGTGCAACTGCTCCATCGCACCACCCGGCGGCTGGCGGTATCCGAGGCCGGGCGTGCCTTCTATGCCAGTTGCGTGGAGGCCGAGCAGACCCTGCAGGATGCCGTGCAGGCCGCGCGCGACCTGCGCGCCCAGGCGCGCGGCACCCTGCGCGTGCTGGCCCCCTATGCGCTGGGCCTGCTGGTGCTGGAACCGCAGTTGGCGCGATTCCGCCAGCGCCACCCGGGCGTGCAACTGGCGCTGACCTACGACGATCAGCCGCTGGACCTGCTCCGCCATGGCCTGGACGTTGCGGTCCATGTGGGGCCGCCGGTCCATTCCAGCTACGTGGCGCGGCCGTTGGGCGCCTCACGCGGCATCCTGGTGAGCAGCCCCGAGTATCTGGCCCGCGCCGGCACGCCCGCCCACCCCAAGGAGCTCATCGGCCACGCCGTGCTCGCGGTCGGCGCGGATGCGCCGCTGGTCGCCTGGGCGTTGCGGCACGGCGCCGGCGAAGCGATCGAGCTGACCCTGCGGCCGGTGCTGATTTCAAACGAATCGACCACGGTGATCCGCCAGGTCGCCCAAGGCGCCGGGATCGCCCTGCTCTCCCAGCCGCTGGTCCAGTCGCGGCTGGACCAAGGCCAGCTGGTGCGCCTGTTGCCAGGCTGGCAGCGCTGGCCGGACCTGGAGATCACCGCGCTCTACCCCCGTCGCGCCACCCAGGAGCGCAAGGTGCGCGCCTTCGTCGATTTCCTGCTGGAGATCTTCGCCGATTGGCGCGTGTCCGATTGA